From one Cupriavidus sp. P-10 genomic stretch:
- a CDS encoding (2Fe-2S)-binding protein, producing MDGDTPLLWVIRDVLGMTGTKFGCGMALCGACTVHMEGAAIRSCVTPVEAAAGKSITTIEAVHTTAAGRAVQEAWLDVDVVQCGYCQPGQIMSATALLMQTPSPTDDQIRDGMAGNICRCGTYERIHAAVKQAARIVQQPSKGAR from the coding sequence GTGGACGGCGATACGCCCCTGTTGTGGGTCATCCGCGACGTGCTCGGCATGACGGGAACGAAGTTCGGCTGTGGCATGGCGCTGTGTGGCGCCTGCACGGTGCATATGGAGGGTGCCGCCATCCGTTCCTGTGTGACGCCGGTGGAGGCCGCCGCTGGCAAATCCATCACCACCATCGAAGCCGTGCATACCACCGCGGCAGGCCGTGCCGTGCAAGAGGCCTGGCTGGACGTGGACGTGGTTCAGTGTGGCTACTGCCAACCGGGCCAGATCATGTCGGCCACGGCGCTGCTGATGCAGACGCCTTCCCCCACGGACGATCAGATTCGCGACGGCATGGCCGGCAACATCTGCCGCTGTGGCACTTATGAGCGCATCCACGCGGCCGTGAAGCAGGCGGCACGCATCGTTCAGCAGCCAAGCAAGGGAGCCAGATGA
- the tnpA gene encoding IS66-like element accessory protein TnpA, which translates to MEEKTPELRVIESRKDGRRKFDEQSKRALVEACLKPGVSVARMAQTYGVNANLLRKWIARYLVEREQQAWAEPSQHDHAPSAGSLDEVCIDVPAQPASDALASKAHAAFVPVVAAPAPLATSPQPKAMAAALHVRLPNGVEFDLGEAHIEELATIIQMLGRMPCSGSTTA; encoded by the coding sequence ATGGAAGAGAAGACCCCTGAACTCAGAGTCATTGAGTCGCGTAAGGATGGCCGTCGCAAGTTCGACGAGCAAAGCAAGCGCGCGCTGGTCGAGGCCTGCCTGAAGCCAGGCGTATCGGTCGCCCGGATGGCGCAGACCTACGGCGTTAATGCCAACCTGCTGCGCAAATGGATCGCGCGGTATCTGGTAGAACGAGAGCAGCAGGCTTGGGCCGAGCCTTCGCAGCACGACCACGCACCGAGTGCGGGCAGCCTTGACGAGGTTTGTATCGATGTCCCTGCCCAGCCTGCCAGCGACGCCTTGGCAAGCAAGGCTCATGCTGCGTTTGTGCCGGTCGTCGCGGCACCTGCGCCATTGGCGACATCGCCACAGCCCAAGGCAATGGCCGCTGCTTTGCATGTGCGGCTTCCCAATGGTGTCGAGTTCGATCTGGGCGAGGCACACATTGAGGAACTGGCGACGATCATTCAGATGCTGGGGAGGATGCCGTGTTCCGGTTCGACGACAGCCTGA
- a CDS encoding LysR family transcriptional regulator, whose product MVRRNLNDLLSFVTVAREGSFTRAAALLGVTQSALSQAISGLEARLEIRLLTRTTRSVSPTAAGERLLQAIGYRFDEIEAELDELSGLRDKPAGTVRITCGDHVLKTTLLPKIAPLLHQYPDVKVEFDVNYGFRDIVADRFDAGVRLGDTIDKDMIAAPIGPKLRMAAVAAPDYFAKHPKPKTPEDLTKHSCINLRFPTHGGLYVWEFGRRGKELNVRVEGQVTLNSTPHIVQAALEGLGVAFLPEEEFAPHIEEGRLIRVLDDWCAPFEGYYLYYPSRRQPSPAFSLVVDALRSHEATGKKRR is encoded by the coding sequence ATGGTCAGACGAAACCTCAACGATCTACTCTCATTTGTCACGGTGGCGCGAGAAGGCAGCTTCACGCGCGCGGCCGCGCTCTTGGGTGTCACACAATCGGCTCTGAGCCAGGCCATCAGCGGGCTGGAAGCCCGACTGGAGATTCGCTTGCTCACCCGTACCACGCGCAGCGTCTCGCCCACGGCGGCCGGGGAGCGGCTGTTGCAAGCCATCGGGTACCGCTTCGACGAGATCGAAGCGGAGTTGGATGAGTTGTCGGGACTGCGCGACAAGCCGGCCGGCACGGTGCGCATCACCTGCGGCGACCATGTGCTCAAGACGACGCTCCTGCCGAAGATCGCGCCGCTGCTGCACCAATATCCCGACGTGAAAGTGGAGTTCGACGTCAACTACGGGTTCCGGGACATCGTGGCCGACCGCTTCGATGCGGGCGTGCGCCTGGGCGACACCATCGACAAGGACATGATCGCGGCGCCGATCGGCCCGAAGCTGCGCATGGCGGCGGTCGCCGCGCCGGACTACTTCGCCAAGCATCCGAAGCCGAAGACGCCGGAAGACCTGACCAAGCACAGTTGCATCAACCTGCGATTTCCCACGCATGGCGGGTTGTACGTTTGGGAGTTCGGACGCCGGGGCAAGGAACTGAACGTGCGTGTCGAGGGACAGGTCACGCTCAACAGCACCCCGCACATCGTTCAGGCGGCGCTGGAGGGCCTGGGTGTCGCCTTTCTCCCGGAAGAAGAGTTCGCGCCCCACATCGAGGAAGGCCGGCTCATCCGCGTGCTGGACGACTGGTGCGCGCCGTTCGAGGGGTATTACCTCTATTACCCGAGCCGGCGGCAACCATCGCCCGCGTTTTCGTTGGTGGTCGATGCGCTTCGCTCGCACGAAGCTACTGGAAAGAAACGGCGATAG
- a CDS encoding xanthine dehydrogenase family protein molybdopterin-binding subunit gives MMKIDHSVNGPAGFSRRNFLKAAGVGGALLLSVDLPMAVAKTLAAPGGSAPATFNAFVRIDSSDVVTLVMPRVEMGQATYTALSMLLAEELEIDPTRVQLEHASANDKLYAPTPGGQQVTGGSDSVRTAWLPMRRAGAAARMMLIDAAARAWKVEASTCTAKNGVVLHEASGRRATYGELATRAAQLPVPTDIPLKKPEQFQIIGSGLKRLDGPAKVNGSAQFGIDVKLPGLRVTTVAASPVFGGRVKSVDTQAAMAVRGVRQVVRLDDVVAVVADHMGAARKGLAAAKVEWDDGPAAGYSTQAMIDELAKASEQDGAIARKEGDVAAVRKDAASKGHRTIEAIYQQPLLAHATMEPMNCTVRLGPDGCEIWTGTQVPTRAQAAAAEVVGLPQEKVQVHNQLLGGGFGRRLEVDFITQAVRIAREVKGPVKVVWSREEDMQHSAYRPYHYNRLSATLDAQGRPIAWQHRVTGSSIMARFAPAAFKDNIDADATRDAAGPYAFPNVLIQYVRQEPKLPGFLTSWWRGVGHMQNAIPVESFIDELARAAGQDTIAFRKPLLHKHPSAVRVLDALVEKSGWTRPLPKGRGRGVALTFAFHTYAAQVVEVSVDADGNVKIERVVTVVDCGRVVSPGSVEAQVQGGTIFGLSAALFGNITIKDGRVEQSNFHDYRVLRMNEIPAMETHILPSNEDPTGIGELATVLITPALLNAIHDATGKRIRRLPMTRDDLKTT, from the coding sequence ATGATGAAAATCGATCATTCGGTCAACGGTCCTGCGGGCTTCTCGCGGCGCAACTTCCTCAAGGCCGCTGGCGTTGGCGGCGCCTTGCTGCTGAGCGTGGACCTGCCGATGGCGGTTGCGAAGACGCTCGCGGCGCCTGGTGGTTCCGCGCCTGCCACCTTCAACGCTTTCGTACGCATTGACTCCAGTGATGTCGTGACGCTGGTGATGCCTCGCGTCGAAATGGGGCAAGCCACCTATACTGCGCTATCGATGCTCCTCGCCGAAGAGTTGGAGATCGATCCCACGCGCGTCCAGTTGGAGCACGCCTCAGCCAATGACAAGCTCTACGCCCCCACTCCTGGCGGCCAGCAGGTGACGGGAGGCTCCGATTCGGTACGTACCGCCTGGCTGCCCATGCGACGTGCTGGTGCCGCCGCCCGCATGATGCTGATTGATGCCGCTGCGCGGGCCTGGAAGGTCGAAGCCTCCACCTGTACGGCGAAGAATGGAGTTGTACTGCACGAAGCCAGCGGCCGCCGAGCGACTTACGGCGAGCTTGCCACGCGCGCGGCGCAATTGCCGGTTCCCACCGACATTCCCCTCAAGAAGCCCGAGCAGTTCCAGATCATCGGCAGCGGACTCAAGCGCCTTGACGGTCCTGCCAAGGTCAACGGCAGCGCACAGTTCGGCATCGACGTGAAGTTGCCTGGCCTGCGCGTGACCACCGTCGCAGCCAGCCCCGTATTTGGCGGGCGCGTCAAGAGCGTGGACACACAGGCAGCGATGGCGGTACGGGGTGTGCGGCAGGTGGTGCGGCTCGATGACGTGGTTGCCGTCGTGGCGGACCACATGGGCGCAGCGCGCAAAGGCCTCGCGGCCGCCAAAGTGGAATGGGACGACGGCCCAGCCGCCGGCTATTCGACGCAAGCCATGATCGACGAACTGGCCAAGGCATCGGAGCAGGACGGCGCCATAGCCCGCAAGGAAGGCGATGTGGCGGCCGTGCGCAAGGATGCCGCCTCCAAAGGCCATCGCACCATCGAGGCCATCTACCAGCAGCCCTTGCTCGCTCACGCCACCATGGAGCCGATGAACTGCACGGTACGCCTCGGGCCGGACGGCTGCGAGATCTGGACAGGCACCCAGGTGCCCACCCGCGCCCAGGCTGCGGCGGCCGAGGTGGTAGGACTGCCCCAGGAAAAGGTGCAGGTTCACAACCAGTTGCTGGGCGGCGGGTTTGGCCGCCGTCTTGAGGTGGACTTCATCACGCAGGCGGTACGCATCGCTCGCGAGGTCAAGGGGCCGGTCAAGGTGGTCTGGAGCCGCGAGGAGGACATGCAGCACAGCGCCTATCGCCCCTACCACTACAACCGCCTGAGCGCGACACTTGATGCGCAGGGGCGTCCTATCGCTTGGCAGCACCGCGTCACCGGATCGTCCATCATGGCCCGGTTTGCACCGGCGGCCTTCAAGGACAACATCGACGCGGACGCCACCCGCGATGCCGCAGGGCCTTATGCGTTTCCCAACGTGCTCATCCAGTACGTCCGCCAGGAACCGAAGCTGCCGGGTTTTCTGACCAGTTGGTGGCGCGGCGTCGGGCACATGCAGAACGCCATCCCCGTGGAGAGCTTCATCGACGAACTGGCCCGAGCCGCGGGCCAGGACACCATCGCCTTCCGCAAGCCTCTGCTGCACAAGCACCCGAGCGCAGTGCGCGTGCTGGACGCGCTGGTCGAGAAATCCGGCTGGACTCGCCCACTGCCCAAGGGCCGTGGGCGCGGCGTGGCGCTCACGTTCGCCTTCCACACCTATGCGGCCCAAGTGGTGGAGGTCAGCGTCGATGCCGACGGCAACGTGAAGATCGAGCGCGTCGTCACGGTGGTGGACTGCGGCCGGGTGGTGTCGCCCGGTTCGGTGGAGGCCCAGGTACAGGGCGGGACGATCTTCGGTTTGTCAGCCGCGCTGTTCGGCAACATCACGATCAAGGACGGGCGCGTCGAACAGTCGAATTTCCACGACTATCGCGTGCTGCGCATGAACGAGATTCCGGCGATGGAAACTCACATATTGCCCAGCAACGAAGACCCCACCGGCATTGGCGAGCTTGCCACGGTCCTCATCACGCCGGCCTTGCTCAACGCCATCCACGACGCGACGGGCAAGCGCATCCGCAGGCTGCCCATGACGCGGGACGATCTGAAAACCACTTAA
- the tnpB gene encoding IS66 family insertion sequence element accessory protein TnpB (TnpB, as the term is used for proteins encoded by IS66 family insertion elements, is considered an accessory protein, since TnpC, encoded by a neighboring gene, is a DDE family transposase.): MFRFDDSLKVFLHRDPVDFRVGINGLSILVEQAMLLNPMSSALYVFGNRRRDRIKILGWDRNGFWVLMKRLEVDRFTWPDATDIVKLTVEQLHWLLDGIDIAVIKKHPQRIYVRTS; this comes from the coding sequence GTGTTCCGGTTCGACGACAGCCTGAAGGTATTCCTGCATCGCGATCCTGTGGATTTCCGCGTTGGCATCAACGGCCTTTCGATCCTGGTCGAGCAGGCGATGTTGCTCAATCCGATGTCGTCGGCACTGTACGTGTTCGGCAATCGTCGACGCGACCGGATTAAGATTCTTGGCTGGGATCGCAACGGCTTCTGGGTCCTGATGAAGCGGCTTGAGGTCGATAGGTTTACATGGCCCGATGCAACTGACATCGTCAAGCTCACCGTCGAGCAGTTGCACTGGTTGCTGGACGGCATCGACATCGCAGTCATCAAGAAGCATCCCCAACGCATCTACGTGCGTACGAGTTGA
- a CDS encoding alpha/beta hydrolase, whose protein sequence is MEKNNEIGTAVAHQDDANVGRRNVLKMTATGIAALGVGAIATGPAAAQTRLKLSDKWDKTFPKSDKVDHKKVTFKNRYGITLAGDLYQPKGASGKQAALVVCGPFGAVKEQSSGLYAQTMAERGFVTLAFDPSYTGESGGEPRNVASPDINTEDVSAAVDCLGLQPNVDRERIGVIGICGWGGMVLNAVAVDKRVKAVVASTMYDMTRVMSKGYNDSVTLEQRTQTLEQLSQQRWKDAEAGKPAYQPPYNELKGGEAQFLVEYADYYRTKRGYHARSVNSGNAWTFTTPLSFMNMPILTYIKEIAPRPVLFVHGENAHSRYFSETAYAAAAEPKELLIVPGAVHVDLYDQVDKIPFDKLTAFFKQHLA, encoded by the coding sequence ATGGAGAAGAACAATGAAATTGGCACCGCCGTTGCCCATCAAGACGACGCCAACGTCGGCCGTCGCAACGTGCTGAAGATGACGGCTACCGGGATCGCCGCATTGGGCGTGGGAGCAATCGCCACGGGCCCTGCCGCCGCGCAGACGCGCTTGAAGCTCAGCGACAAATGGGACAAGACCTTCCCCAAGAGTGACAAGGTTGATCACAAGAAGGTCACTTTCAAGAACCGCTACGGCATCACCCTAGCGGGCGATCTGTATCAACCCAAAGGCGCCAGCGGCAAGCAGGCGGCCCTGGTTGTCTGCGGTCCGTTCGGCGCGGTGAAGGAGCAGTCCTCGGGCCTGTATGCGCAGACCATGGCCGAGCGTGGCTTCGTCACCCTCGCGTTCGATCCATCCTATACCGGCGAAAGCGGCGGCGAACCGCGCAATGTCGCCTCGCCGGACATCAACACCGAAGACGTGAGCGCCGCCGTGGACTGCCTCGGCCTGCAACCCAACGTGGACCGTGAGCGCATCGGGGTCATCGGCATCTGCGGCTGGGGCGGCATGGTGCTCAATGCCGTCGCCGTGGACAAGCGCGTGAAGGCGGTCGTTGCCAGCACCATGTACGACATGACCCGCGTCATGTCCAAGGGCTACAACGACAGCGTGACCCTCGAACAGCGCACGCAGACGCTGGAGCAACTGAGCCAGCAACGCTGGAAGGACGCGGAAGCCGGCAAGCCCGCCTACCAGCCGCCCTACAACGAGCTGAAAGGTGGCGAGGCACAGTTCCTGGTCGAATACGCCGACTACTACCGGACGAAGCGCGGCTACCACGCGCGCTCAGTCAACTCGGGCAACGCCTGGACGTTCACCACGCCGCTGTCGTTCATGAACATGCCGATCCTCACCTACATCAAGGAGATCGCGCCGCGGCCCGTCCTCTTCGTCCACGGCGAGAACGCGCATTCGCGCTACTTCAGCGAAACCGCCTACGCGGCTGCGGCAGAGCCGAAGGAACTCTTGATCGTCCCTGGAGCCGTCCACGTGGATCTGTACGACCAGGTGGACAAGATTCCGTTCGACAAGCTGACGGCGTTCTTCAAGCAACACCTGGCCTGA